The DNA window aaaatatatccgctcactgttaaaatacaaagtctaaatccctccgtgggttggaagtattattcctgctattgtagcacctgcagatcctgttttccttacccctaaccttactacttccccaatccttgccatcagggaaatgatgaaaaaacgattcatggcaaggcacagatCTCCGATCTACATGGGgaatgtgccatttgagccagacgctgctGATTCCTGAATACccacaaatttaaaaacttgtaaCTATGGCAATTTTATCCTATTTTGATACCACGGgataagaagctgtcgaaattcgcctgtctggcacgctatctgtagatgtggcaatatgagtcaaccggagtctaatagaaaccacggactcacgagtttcccatGGCTGAAGAGATACTAACTCATACTGCACTAGAGGACAtcacagtctatagagaacagttgcgcaaagagtgaagtcaaaaaaagcttacctatcgagcacaattggaatccatctctgatacctctgcagcaaagttggattctaattttgttcgataggtagacttttttcggcttcactttctgcacactctttgcgtacctttatgCTAAGGCCTTTGGAGGACataggtttaaaagggcccggcagtaatacaagccttggggcccgacgcggctctcgacggcccagTGTATGATACATATGATAGCGTCGCAAAATCAACTAGGAAACTGACAATCTATTGAAGCCTGATTCTGATGTGATTCAGTTAGTGCAGACCCTTCGCATTTGTTAGTCGAAATTGGATTATACCAGCATAATGGTGCACAGACTTCTTGGAACCGAGGTGACTATCAACGACACTGAATCTCTATCTCTGAATAAAGACTCGGCATCtcgttttctttttgttttccatttataTGTCAGCGTCATGCCAATTCAGTACGAGACCGATCAAATGCATTTAAATCGAGGAAAATGTCTTCGAATCCTTCTCGAACGAGGGTCTTTTGACAGTTCTCGTGCTCGATTGAGGTGATGCTGATAGATAAATGATAGATAAAAGATTGAGTgcggatagaaaaaaatcaatattgtcACATTGACCCAGCTCTGAAACGTCATTTTGAACCAGTGAGAGCCAGAATGAGAGAGCATATCAGTAATATATGAATAccgtcagttcatacattttgacagcagttgctGTAAGAACCTAGCTCAGTTTCCCTTGAAGTAAAAACGGCATAAGTGAAATCAATTTGAACGTCTTTAACACACATATTATGCTCAGTTAAAGTTAAGCGTGTATGTATCCAGCACAAGAGccaatgaggtatatataggtatggcagaacacacggtttgctagtgttggcaaccaaaaatatgcaagcaattcagaagcacaacgggtcgacgtcatagcggtcacacgattcaatgggagcggaacgaccgctatgacgaaagcaagtcgatttatactgtgatcactcacaccactcatgtaagattcatcttacgaataccaaaatGCCATCTTTgccagacctgtatatacgacattgcACAAGAGCCGCTTGTCATTTGGCTGAAAGTCAAACATCATCAAACGTTTTGCGATAACTGTATCCATTCTGTCTGTCAGTTGCAAAAAGAATCTTTCGTACGTGATAAAAAAACGGCTCCGACAGTAACACGAGTGAAGATCCGGTCAAAATTCAGGGTAAGCAGAACGGGACAAAACAGCCGTTCCTACGCTAATTGTTTCCTCCGGCGTCTATCCACACCAGCTTCATCGATCTGATCAAGGTTGTCTCTGGACAGCACTAAATCGTACCGGATTTCACCGGGACGGTATGTTGAATAATTACAGAATTCCTCAGAACATACCAGTAAAGAACCATGTACTTCTATACTAGATAAGAATCCCGAAGACTTTAGTACCAACGAGTACAAATCCGCTAACGGAAAGCGATCCGCTTATAACCGCCGTAGTAAATACCAAGCCAAATGAGTCAATCTCAGCTATTATAGATTATATGACGACTAGAAAAATATTGCAGCGGATCTTGTCCGCCATCCAATAAAGTGTCCTACTCCATGTATCGGAGCTCAACAGAAGATCCACCAAGGCGTTGCTCGAACAGGAATGATTCGCAAGCGGGTCAATTGTCAGAACCGAGGAACGCAACTGCGCATCTGAACGCAGGTGAGCAGCCAGAGTACAAGTATTTAGTAGAAGACAGTGACGCAAGTAGCCCCCAGCTGTCGAGCTTAAGGTTGTCGTGAGATATTGCAGTGGCATTGCGGGGGTCATGCGCACTAGATTTTAAGTAGTTGATAGAATCGATAGGCCGGAAGTGCGAAGCAGCTGAAATGGGATGATAAAAGAAGGAATGAAGGAATATGTGAAACTTGTCAATATTAGTTAGTTTTAGTTCTATAAAAAGTAGACCTTGCAGGGGTAAGTTGTGGTCGACGCTGTAGAAAGGCAATTTTACCTTCTCTTTTCTACCTTTTTGCACATGGTTCTTCATCAAAGCGAGGAAGGAGATTTTGCTTTTTCTCACCTCATTCTATTGCACGCAAATTTTCCGTAATCGACTCGATGCCTCGATAGATTCATTAAATTGCTCATCAtttgagccatttagttccGGTTTACCTCCATGATTCGGTGCAAACGTGTGGCTTTTTAGTTCCTCTTTatacttgagccatttagctctaacCTTCTTCACGGATATCCTCCTGAGGTAAAATTAATCTATTACGACTGAGAGTTTCTCGGCGGCAGAATTTCTCCCCATAGCAATGCCCGCTTATATAAACCATTAAGCTAACTGTTTTGTCGCGAACTATAGCGGGATAGACGTCGGTAGTGAATCTACCGCGAGCTTTTCAATCTTGTCGCCGACAGTGGATCCTACTCCACGGTAGGTGCTGAGATCTGATGATTTGTCGCTAGCGCTTCAACGAgacctactcgatctagttcccGGCGATGGATTTAGGctacccaagtagcatttctagttttatagcacactacaagtgcattctaagttttaagaagggaTTGCCATAAAACCTCGATTGTTACTGGGGTCCCGTTAGGATATCTAGATCGGTCTGTCGATTCCAGGTGGAGCGTGGCATCCGGTAAACTAGTGCCTCGACGACCTGCAACTAGTACATTGACACGAACTAGTCCTTGGCGGTAGTCTACTCCACGAGGTGATCAGTAGGGTGCGTTTATTCGAACTGTAGACTCTGGTCACTACTTCGTTGAACTTCATTTCGTCCGGAGCTCCACTAGTATCGGTGCGATTACTTTTCTAACTATATTCTACGCCATTCGTCTACGAAATCCGCTAAACACTCAGAACCGGCAACTGGCTTCGTACTTCCTCGAATCCGGGGCAGTCGTAAGATAGACGTCATCAGTGATTCCAACTACTTCGACTCCTATAGGCAGCTTTAGCGTTGGAACGCCTTTATTTATCAAGGTTCCAAAGCGTTCGGTCATGTATAGAGCCTTGTGACGCTCCTGTCATGATCTTTTATCGACTTCTACTACGagtcgtagaccagtactcggatCTGGAACTAGCTTTTTCAACGGAAACCTCGTGACCTAGTTTTATTTGCTTACCCTATTTGTTGTTTGGAAGTGTTCCATACGAATCGAGCCTCTTGCAGCTACTACGTTATCTATCTGgcctagctgaagttgcacagggaatcagtagataattatgcttgggagtagtaGCGGCAATTCCTGGTGAtactaaagtgtttattgaccaATACCGGCGCCAGCGAGGcctgaacgtagatcgcggaaggaaagggaaggaatgttagtccgatacttgttttgctagaggccgtattaCGACAGGAGTATATTTGTGGTTAAGTATAGGGTTGCGATTCTTCTTCATGTTCtagttattttccatcagcctattTTTGCTACGAAGCCAAACACCTACATTAAAAAGGACTAGATTTCGACCCATCGACTCATACACCGGGGATCAACGGTCGTACTTCCCGTCCGAAGGaggacgtgaccacagattttttcacctcagaaaaatctcaacgacctcggctgggattgactCCAGAtcaactgggatgggtggcggtcacgcttaccactaaACCACTGGCGCCGTCTGAAAGCGTTCCGCACGGATCGAATCAACTTATTTTTCCAACTATCTTTTTTGCCTCCCAAGGGAGGCATtgggtaaaaaaaaatttgtgcatgagggcacataaCCTTACTTTTCGAAGGCAGGTTTATCGTTTCGCATTCCTCCCATCAGTATACGAAAGCGGTTGTGACCGTCGTATACTACTGTCTGCTGGGAAATCATTCAGTTTCATTAACACGTCATGTGAACCTCAAGGAAGCAATCTTGGGTCTCTGTTATTTTCTACGTTCTTCAACGCTGCTTTCTATACCATTGTATAAATATGCCTACCAAAATACGTGGACGACCTTAAACTGATCTTCATTGTACAATCCATAGCAGATTGTATTGCACTTCAGTGGTTTCTAGATAATTTCTGTAATTGCTGTAGcagaaaattgtgaaaaatcgCTTAACGTTTAAACTAGGTTTAACGCACcggtaaacctggtttaaaagttaaccGAGGGTGAAAAAATCGACCCTAAGCGTAGCTAAATGGTCTGTATTTTCTTTTACACGCGAGCGTATGACTCTACAATTACATTATCTCTGGGGATTAGCTTGAGAGAGTGTCAGTTGTCGGACACCTAGAAGTGCTTCAATACTCTCAAAAGCCCTTCAAAGGTCATTGTTTCCATGTCATAGCACAAGGCTTGATTATAAGAATAATTAAAGAATTTTTGATCCATATTGTTTGTAAACACTGAGACAGATTGATTACACCCATGCTAGAAACTAAACTACAACAAGAATACGCGAAGGACCCTTCTATAGACGCATCGAGATCTTCAATCCCGCCTACTATGATCACTCCCCGACTGTCACTTTTCATTCTCACCCTAAAACTTTCCCACCGCCTGCGAGGTTCCTGATCAGCTGTTCCTAAGACCGGTAGAGAACCAGCGCTAATAGGGTCGGGTTCAAGTTATGCAATCCGATGCTAGTTCTCAGGAATCGCTCCGAACTCACTCTACTCTATAGCGATAATTGTTTATTTAATTTGCCGAAGCGCGCCCGGGATAAGACGAGATTCGCCGACATCGCAATAACAATTATGATTCGCCATCGCCTTTGTACTAGCTGATTGATAATGAGAGCGCTGATCGGGTGCCCGTCGCAGTCTTCGAATGTCAGCCAGCGAGTGCAGAGGATCAGCCGCGAATGGATTAAGTTAGGCAGCGATCGTAATTGGTGTTCTGTAAACCGTGCGAAAAAAGCGGCATCGAACTGAAGTTAATGgtgaagaaatttgaaaattacgACAATAGAGTGTTTGATGTATCACCCATAATTACATGAGTCTCTAATTATTAAAAAGAGCTCACAATTAATACGTTTAATCAAACGACGCTGATAAGGAATACGGCGAAATCAAAGAGGGTAAAATGGAAGTAACTAACACAACGGGGATCCTCCTGCAGACAATGTTGTTTATGGCAAACCATGAATGGAACAACAGTTTGTTCAACGCGATTCACAACGTCACCACGGTCCATAATATAACGTTGAGTAAGTAGCAATGCGAAGAAATCTACTTTGACAATCTCTGATAGGTAGAACAATCAATTACTAGGGGTAAGCTAACCAAGACTATACCGGCACCGTGAACAAGTCTTATCAAATCCGGGGAAAAACCTTGACCTATTGAACCAGAACTACACGAATTCGCTTCTGATTTCAGCCTCCGAGAACACGCGCTGCTACGGAGTGTACGGCTGCTTTCCACTAACCTATCCGTGGGTAGATGAAAAGCGACCCCTGGCATGGCATCCACGATCGCCGGCGCAGTTAGACGTCAGATTTCCAGTATTTAACAAACCGGTCCGTGAGCATCCCCAGTTTATCGACATCAACGATCCGGATGCCGTCCGACATCTGGGGATTAACCCAAACGGTAGGATCTACTTTGTTACCCATGGCTATATAGAGTCCGGCGATAGACCGTGGGTGAGTTTACCGAATTTTCTCCTCAAACGATCATACGCTACAGGTTTGAATTTCAGATTCAAAACTTCGTTAACACCTTTCTGGACAATGACCCGGACGGGACGGCAACAGTTGTGGTTATCGACTGGCGCAAGGGTTCTGTACCTCCGTACACTCAGTGTGTCGCTGATATCCGGTTGGTGGGTGCTATAGCGGCTCACGTGATCCACATGCTCTATCAGGAGTTGGGTATGCGAAACCTGGATAAAGTGCACGTCCTTGGACATTCGTTGGGAGCACATGTCTGTGGGTACGTTGGATATTATCTGCAGAGGGACTTCGGACTCCAGTTGGGACGCATCACGGGTATGGATCCGGCGGAACCGATGTTCTCCGATACGGATCCGATCGTGCGGTTGGATTCTTCCGATGCCAAATTCGTGGACATTATACATACGGATGCCACCCCCTGGGTGGAACGTTGGCCACGACCCGGAGGTCTTGGAATGTACCAAGCTATTGGACATGTCGATTTTTACCCGAATGGGGGAAATAGCCAGGTCGGCTGCGGTGATCCGATGGAGAAGTTTATCAGCAAGCACGAAGATTCTTTCTTCTGGGGATTCCAGGAATTTTTCGGCTGCAACCATCTGCGGTGCCATCAGCTGTACACGGATTCTATTCCGCAGCGCTGTCCATGGATGGCGATCGGGTGTGAATCGTGGGAGCAGTTTCTGGCTGGCGAATGCTTCGAGTGTGACGTGGATGGTCATTACTGCATCGATTTCGGTCCGAATGCGCAGGGCAGCTACAAGCGGTTGATCGAGAACGGTGTTATGATGCAAGCGCGGCCGATTCGTGCTTACATGATTACCGGGGATGACTCACCGTATTGTCGTGAGTGATTTAAGTGGTTTTTTTTAACAACGATAAACTTAAAGCAATATTTTCGTCACAGGAACGCACTATAAGGTGACATT is part of the Topomyia yanbarensis strain Yona2022 chromosome 1, ASM3024719v1, whole genome shotgun sequence genome and encodes:
- the LOC131692861 gene encoding pancreatic triacylglycerol lipase-like: MEVTNTTGILLQTMLFMANHEWNNSLFNAIHNVTTVHNITLTSENTRCYGVYGCFPLTYPWVDEKRPLAWHPRSPAQLDVRFPVFNKPVREHPQFIDINDPDAVRHLGINPNGRIYFVTHGYIESGDRPWIQNFVNTFLDNDPDGTATVVVIDWRKGSVPPYTQCVADIRLVGAIAAHVIHMLYQELGMRNLDKVHVLGHSLGAHVCGYVGYYLQRDFGLQLGRITGMDPAEPMFSDTDPIVRLDSSDAKFVDIIHTDATPWVERWPRPGGLGMYQAIGHVDFYPNGGNSQVGCGDPMEKFISKHEDSFFWGFQEFFGCNHLRCHQLYTDSIPQRCPWMAIGCESWEQFLAGECFECDVDGHYCIDFGPNAQGSYKRLIENGVMMQARPIRAYMITGDDSPYCRTHYKVTLSLSKSDESLIHGGEIGKMALEMFGQERQRSDKMEFTKEPIYFEPGRNYSAVMAGKDVGLPKKAFLSWEYKTNPLNPLTWRLLAAPRVYVAYMIVQTLEHRSWQKLCPLQNAPVHADRDNEFRQDYCSD